A region of Pyxidicoccus parkwaysis DNA encodes the following proteins:
- a CDS encoding DUF2378 family protein, translating into MFQQSFEGLIRALGEQLDERCAGRLQQVGINAKGSLAPAYPLDVWVGALRVAAETLAPQVPLEEGAIVVGRRFVQGFGSTLIGNALLATVRLLGPERMLARMTRNLRTGTNYLEAHIQQLGPTRYSLTCRPVVVAGFYVGLFHAGLEASGARQPSVQIVRHEGEEAVYDIAWN; encoded by the coding sequence GTGTTCCAACAGAGCTTCGAAGGCCTCATCCGCGCGCTCGGGGAGCAGCTCGACGAGCGTTGCGCCGGACGCCTTCAGCAGGTGGGCATCAACGCGAAGGGCTCGCTCGCGCCGGCCTACCCGCTGGACGTGTGGGTGGGCGCGCTCCGGGTGGCGGCGGAGACGCTGGCCCCCCAGGTCCCCCTGGAAGAGGGCGCCATCGTCGTGGGCCGCCGCTTCGTGCAGGGCTTTGGCTCCACGCTCATCGGCAACGCGCTGCTGGCCACGGTGCGGCTCCTGGGGCCGGAGCGGATGCTGGCCCGGATGACGCGCAACCTCCGTACGGGCACCAACTACCTGGAGGCCCACATCCAGCAGCTCGGGCCCACCCGGTACTCACTCACCTGCCGGCCCGTGGTGGTGGCGGGCTTCTACGTGGGCCTGTTTCACGCGGGCCTGGAGGCCAGCGGCGCCCGGCAGCCCTCCGTGCAGATTGTCCGGCACGAGGGGGAGGAAGCTGTCTACGACATCGCCTGGAACTGA